The DNA sequence TGCCGTGTCGGGAATAATTATCCCACCCTTTTTGACTTCCTGTTCGTCGGTTCTTTCGACGATGACTTTCCTGTTGACAGGAACCAACTTAACTGCCATAGACATGACCTCCTTTAAGTATATTGTTAAGTTGAACTTCGAACTAAAATTGTTCTATATGCTAAAAGATATTCGAAAAAATAGATATGTCAAGTTTTGCAATTGCAAAAATAAATTATGCAGTTTTTGCAATAACTCACGAAAAGAGCATGGATTTGCAATTTGCGAAAAATAAACTGTTATTTATGTTATGACTTTACATATTATTTACTGTAAATAGCGTTAAGGCGATCACAATCGATGATGACAGATTATTGGCGCATTAATTGCTTTATTTTAGTTGAAAATTCAATCAGGAGGCTCAAATGAAAAAGAAAATTTTGAAATTTTTTTTAATTGTATTTTTTTTGGCATTATTGGCAGTTGTGACAATATCAGCAGATATAGTCTTCAACGACGGATTGTTCTTTAAAAATGCCGTCGCTTCGAGTATTTTCAGTGTCAAAAACGCCGAGGACGAGTACATGTCCATAAACCTCGACAGAACGAGATATCTTGAGTCAATTGTCATTACTAATGCCTACATGGTCCAGAAAGCCGCAGAAGAGTATGCAAGTTATAACGGTGGATATTATCCGGATGGATATGCACATTTAAACCTACCATATAGTAGTATAATCAATCCTTTTGATTCGCTAGGCAATTGGATTATTGATGATGTTCAATATGGTGTTGAGGGAAAAGTAAGTTTTTGCTCTACTTTTGGAACACTGCCGTACACGATTATTGCTGGAGGAAAATACGGAAGAAAAATAATAACTCTCCACAGCTCATACGGCTCAAATTAGGAGGAAACATGTCAAAGAAAACATTATTCATATTCATGTTGATTTTCTCTGCTTTGAACTTGTTTTCTCACAGTGCTCTGTTTGAAGCGAGATATGATGTTTATGGAGATTCGGATTTTTATCAGGTAAAATATAGAGACATTTGTTTTTTGGTCGAAGATATAGACAATGACCAATTGGCCGATGTGATAATGATAAATCCATTATCCGGGAAATTTTTGTTCCTGATAAACCAGGGAAATTACGATTTTTCAAGGCATGAGTTCATTGCTCCAGGAGGAGTGAGGTTCGCCGATATAGGCGATATAGACGAAGACAATGATCTGGATATTTTATACGTTCCACTTACAAAAAATTATTGGGATACCCCAGACACAATTTTCATATACAAAAACGACGGAAACTACAATTTCAGTTTTGAATCTTGTATTACTGAATCCTTGACTTTTTTTTGTGGTTTTAAACTTGGCGACCTGGACAATGACGGGGACAATGATATTTTTACAATGGTTTACCCAGCTAGATCCTTTATATATAAGAACGATGGGGCAGGTCATTACAATTTTTATGATTCTTTAGTTATAGGAGATTTTTGGTTATCTCTAATAGATATCGAAATTGCCGATTTAACAAATGATTCTTATGATGATGTTATGTTTTATAATTTCGGTTTGTCTCCAGACGGATTGTTTGTTTTAAGGAACAACGGGGCTGGATCATTTATTGTTGATTCGTTTTATGAGTTTCCTTTTCCACACATAGATAATGTCATAAAAGTGACCGATGCCGACGGTGACGGAGATAACGACGTATTTCTCTATGGATGGGTCACAGACAAGTTGATATACATGATAAACAACGGAAACGGGAAATTCACATCATTGGATTATTTCGGTTTCGATTTTTTTACACAAAATTTTTATATAACTCCTCTGATGAATGATTTCACGAGGTTTTATTTTACAATGAGATCTGAGCAGGATTATTACAGCTATAAAAGGAAAGTTTATCTTTTCAAGAATTATCTATTGGATCCGATGACTCTTTTCGATGAATTCGTTTCCTGCGAATTCCCCATGAAGTTAGGAGGAGGAGATTTCGACGGTGACGGAGACATAGATTACTGCGTCGTAAACTTCAAATCCGGGTTGCTGTCTATAATACAGAACAGAGGAGACGGCAAATTCGTAAAACCTCCTCAGTATCAGACCGGACTATACCCTCAGAACATCGTAGCCCGTGATTTTAACGGAGACGGGGTAAACGATGTGGCTACAGCCAACGGCGGATCAGATGACTTCACTGTTCTTTTCAACGACGGACAGGGCGGGTTTTTCAACAGACTTTCATATCAGAGCGATTCTTCCCCCAACGGTATTTGCTCTGGTGATTTCGACGGTGACGGGGATCAGGATGTAGCGGTTGCTAATTATTCTTCTGATAATGTAAATATTTTTTCCAACAGCGGATATGGAACATTTTCCTCGGCCGGTCAATATTCGTTCGGAACAGATCACACAAATCCTTTCGACATAAACTGCGGAGACCTTGACGGTGACGGATATCTGGACCTCGTCGTCTCTCTCCAAGGAAGTTCTGAGATCTCTCTCCTGACCAACGATGGAAACGGCAATTTTACAGTGGACACATTTTACGGGACCGGACAATCGCCATGTGAGCTGGTGATTGAAGACTTGAGCGGCGACGGCTTTTTCGACATACTCGTAGTAAACGAGTTTTCAAACACAGTCAGCATATTCACCGGCGACGGGCAGGCAAGGTTTACTTTGGGGGATTCTCTGACAGGACTCTGTAATCCCACTGGTCTTGTTGTCTGTGATTTTGACGGGGATTCTCTCAAGGACATAGTTGTCTCAAGTGCATATTCCAATTCAATACAGGTTTTCAAGAACCTCGGTTCGGGAAATTTCTCAGAATATTTTGAGATTAGAACAGGTTTTGAGCCATGGGGTATAGAATGCGCCGATGTGGACGCCGACGGGACAAAAGATATTGTCACAGTCAACTTCAAGACTAACAATTTGGCCGTGCATTATGGAAACGGCGACCTGACATTTTCCGAGGCCGAATTCTATGGAGTTGACAGTGCCCCCTCCTGTATGGTCTTAGGGGATTTCAACGGAAACGGCGGTGTGGACGTAATAACAGGACATTACACGAGTGACAAGATTTCAGTTCTTCTCAGCGAAATAACTACAGGCGTAGGTGAGTCGCCCGGTTACGACAATGGAGACGGCGGCATAAAATTTGAACTGCTCACTCCAAATCTTTCGCCGGGTAATTTTGATTTAAGGCTGGTTATATCGGGCAATTCCCATGTCACAGTAGAGATATACAATATTCTCGGACAGAAAGTGAAAACGATAGTCGAAGGAAATCTAACCGCGGGAACACATTTGTTCAGGTGGGAAAGAGACGACGATAAAAATGTGAGGGTTTCTGACGGAGTTTATTTTATCCTGATGAGATCGGAAAATATAACAGATATAAAGAAGATATCGCTGATCTAAAGTGTTTAAAAAACCGCATACCATGATTTTAAACGCCTTTAAAAAAATATTGCAATTTTTTTACCAAAAGAGTAATATCTACGCTATGAGGAAGGAAAGCGTGTTGAGTTATCACTATGATTATGGTCTTATAAATGAACACCATGAAAACATGTCGCATAATTATGAATATTGGAGCAGGCAAAATGCAATAATATGTCCGGTAAATTGCAATATGCGAGAAGAAATTTTTAGTTGTGTATTTCCAAGTGTCGGTAATAAGCATTTTGTGTATTTAACCAATTATGGCACAAGCATTGCTTGAAAAGCGGTATGAATATAGAATTTAGCAAAGGAGGTTTAGAATGAAGAAAGGATTTTCACTGATCGAACTGATGGTCGTTGTGGTCATCATCGGCATTCTCGCCGCGATAGCCATACCGAACTTCATCAGACTGAGAGACAGGGCGAAAGAGTCTGAAGTAAAAGCCAATGCCCACACATGCCAGCTTGCAGCAGAAGAGTATTCAACAACAGCAGATGGAAATTATTGTGATGGTTTTGCTACTTTGACTCTTCCTTCGAATATCAAGAATCCGTTTGCTGCTGGCGCCGCTGTTGTCGATGATGCTGCTCCGGGAGAGGGAGAAGTTTCATATCAACATGGTGCCTTTGGTGCTTCAGCATACACAATTGTGGGTGGTGGAAAGGGCGCAGTGCCAATTATTACCCTTTCTCCCGGACAGTAATCGATCAGTTCAATGAAAAAAGGGGAGATAAAATCTCCCCTTTTTTTGTTTCTTAAGTACAACCCTTGAATTTTACATTTTATATAATAATCGGTAAAAACGTAATTTACAATTAAAATTGCTTGACAAAAGTTTAGTTTTATATATAATCACGATATGTTAGATTTCATGAACTCTCTCTCTCTCTCTCTCTCTCTGCCGTTGCGTAGTTTACGGCAATGTTCTATTAAAAGATATTTAAGGAATTTTTCCATAAAAATATATCCGGTTAAACCAAGAGCTTCCAACCACAAAGTTTATCTACTTCCGTTCAATAATTTATAATTCTAAATTTGGAGGTTAAAGTGGTTTGGTTTATTTTAATATTAAATCTTTTTAATATTTCTACAAAAGATGCTTGTGTGGGGCTTGATTATTCGTGGTCAATATCAGGTCAGTATAATTATTTTGGAGGATATAGATGGAACAATGGTTACGCAAGAACTTTTCCAGATCTTGCATACGATATTGATAAATATTTGAATAGTTATATTATAACAGGATATACAAGTAGGCCAAGACCAATTAGTCCTGCCTTTCCAAGGAATGGTCTTTACTTAATAGTGAATGCAAGACCTGGTCTTCAAATGAATCCTCCAACTATATATCCATATATAGGATTTGATCATGAAAAGTATTATTCTTCTGTTGTATTAGAAAGCGGCCATTTTTTATCAGCAGGTATATATGATTTTGGAGATGGACAAGGTAGAATTTGTGAAGTAAATGAGAACAACGAACCAACTAGTTTTAATAAGTATCTCATTGATGAGATTAATGAGATAAGTAAAATTGAATTTGGTCACGATGATTACTATGTTATTGTTGGTAAAAATTACTATAATGGTCAAATTTGCCTTCTGAAGGATGATTTTCAAGTTAAATACGAGCAAGATCTGGCTTATAGTACAAATTATTGCACATATGCGTATGATATCGCCGTTTTAAATGACAGTGGGTATATTGTTGTCGGCTCTGGCTCAAGGGCAATAATCAAACTGAATTCTGTTTTGGATACAATCTGGACAATATCCGGCGGTGGAAATGCGATCTGCCTTACAAACGACGGTGGATTTGCTGTTACTAGTAATTCTTCACCACAACCTATTGGTTATATATCAAGATATGATTCATTAGGTCAGATAATTTGGTCAAAAACAGACACTGGAAAGTATTATTTTGATTTGGCTTACGATAGTATTATGGCTAAATTCGTCGCAGTCGGGAATGTTGGTTTTGATAGAGACAGCGTATATATTGTATCTTTAGATTCAACAGGTCAAGAAATCGCTTCTTATACTTTTACAGGAACGAGTAATTCTGGTGAAGAAGTTAGAGCTACATCAGTTTTGAATAATAGCGGCAGTTTTATCATTGTTGGATTTTTATATCAAATTTCTCCAATAAAACCTTATTATCAGAATGATTCGATGTCTAATGATGTATTTATTTTATCATGGAATTCTAATGAGGATATCGTTCCATTAAATCATTTTATTGATCAAAATAAGTTGAATGATATTAAATCTGACAGTACTTTTACTTTCAATGTTTCAATTTTACATGAAAAGGAAATTTTGATTTCGTTTTCTCTTGAAAATAGCGCAAATGTAAATATTGATATATACAACGTAGTTGGTCAAAAAATTGGCAACATATTCTCAGGAAATATTATCGCCGGCCAACACAATTTTAGGTATTATCAGAATGCCAATGACTTGAACTTGAGTAAAGGTGTATATTTTGTAAGAATTAAGCTAAATGGTTTACCATATACAAGATCTTTTACTTTATTTCACTAGTATAAACATCATGTGAAAAAAGGGGAGATTTCATCTCCCCTTTTTTTATTTTCGTAGTATAATTTCTCAGTGAAAAAAAATATCGTATTTATCTTCATTCTTATAATTGTCCCGATAATTCTCTATTTTCAAACTCTAAAGTTCGGATATGTCAACTGGGACGACTCTTATCTACTTGTGGACAATGCGTCCTTCTTTGAAAAACCTTCAAACATTTTCGCTTCTTTTACAAAAGATTTGTCTCTTTCGACCAATGACCAAAATAAAATATTCTACAGGCCGTTAATGCTCGTGTCTTACGTCATTGAATACCAGTGGGCAAAAGAAAATCCCCGGTCATATCATTTGACAAATGTCATTTTTCATATAGTTTCGACCCTTTTGCTGTTCTTTTTCCTCCGGCAGTTGAAAGTTTCTGAAAGGTCAAGTTTTTTTCTGTCCCTGATTTTCTCTGTCCATCCCTTGACGGTCCAGTCCGTGGCGTGGATTCAGGGCAGGAACGATTCTCTTCTTTTGATTTTTCTCCTTTTGTCGCTTATATCCCTTGAAAAATTGAGAAAAAAATTCTCTTGGCTCATCCTGACTTCACATTTTTTGGCATTTTCAGCGGCACTCCTGACAAAGGAATCAGCTCTGTTATTCCCTGCCGTATATCTGGCTTATTTGGCCTTGGTCCAAAAAGAAAAAATTTTTACGAAAAGAAACGCCCTTTTATCTGCGGGTTGGTTAGCAATTACAACCTTATGGTTTTTCTTCAGAAGTATGGTTATACATTTAGGATTCAGAGGATTTTACTCGGTTAAAGATATGGCTCTCGGAATTCTAAGTTATTCCGGAAAGCTTGTCTTTCCGTTTGATCTTTCTCCTTACCCTGTACCGGAAAATGTCTTTCCGATTTACGGTGTGCTTGTCTTGTCATTTATAGTGCTATTGGTTACTTTTAGAAAGATCAGGGATAAAAGTAAATTTTACTTCGGAGCATTATGGTTTCTGTCGTTGATAGGTGTAACTTTCGCAAGAGGTTTTACGACAGCAAGTTTTATAGAAACGAGAATTTATCCAGCCCTCCCGGGGGTTATGCTGATGATGGCTGAAATTGATCTCGGAAAAATATTGTCAAAGTATAAGTACGTGTTCTTTTTGTTCTTATTTGTACTTTTTTCTTCGGTCACTTATGTCTATTCGAAGGTTTACAGGGATCCTCTTTCCCACCAGATATTCGCTGTAAAATCCTCTCCAAACTCGTGGGTGACAAGACACAATCTCGCCCTTGAATATTTGAGAATTGGAAGGACCGACTTTGCCTACAACCAGATCAAGAGGGCTTATTCACTCAATCCACAGAATTCAACCCTTAATGCAAATTATGCCTTGATTTTGGAAAAGATGGAAATGACAGACAGCGCTCTTTTTTATTACAAAAAAGCGTTGTCTATAA is a window from the candidate division WOR-3 bacterium genome containing:
- a CDS encoding VCBS repeat-containing protein is translated as MSKKTLFIFMLIFSALNLFSHSALFEARYDVYGDSDFYQVKYRDICFLVEDIDNDQLADVIMINPLSGKFLFLINQGNYDFSRHEFIAPGGVRFADIGDIDEDNDLDILYVPLTKNYWDTPDTIFIYKNDGNYNFSFESCITESLTFFCGFKLGDLDNDGDNDIFTMVYPARSFIYKNDGAGHYNFYDSLVIGDFWLSLIDIEIADLTNDSYDDVMFYNFGLSPDGLFVLRNNGAGSFIVDSFYEFPFPHIDNVIKVTDADGDGDNDVFLYGWVTDKLIYMINNGNGKFTSLDYFGFDFFTQNFYITPLMNDFTRFYFTMRSEQDYYSYKRKVYLFKNYLLDPMTLFDEFVSCEFPMKLGGGDFDGDGDIDYCVVNFKSGLLSIIQNRGDGKFVKPPQYQTGLYPQNIVARDFNGDGVNDVATANGGSDDFTVLFNDGQGGFFNRLSYQSDSSPNGICSGDFDGDGDQDVAVANYSSDNVNIFSNSGYGTFSSAGQYSFGTDHTNPFDINCGDLDGDGYLDLVVSLQGSSEISLLTNDGNGNFTVDTFYGTGQSPCELVIEDLSGDGFFDILVVNEFSNTVSIFTGDGQARFTLGDSLTGLCNPTGLVVCDFDGDSLKDIVVSSAYSNSIQVFKNLGSGNFSEYFEIRTGFEPWGIECADVDADGTKDIVTVNFKTNNLAVHYGNGDLTFSEAEFYGVDSAPSCMVLGDFNGNGGVDVITGHYTSDKISVLLSEITTGVGESPGYDNGDGGIKFELLTPNLSPGNFDLRLVISGNSHVTVEIYNILGQKVKTIVEGNLTAGTHLFRWERDDDKNVRVSDGVYFILMRSENITDIKKISLI
- a CDS encoding type II secretion system protein translates to MKKGFSLIELMVVVVIIGILAAIAIPNFIRLRDRAKESEVKANAHTCQLAAEEYSTTADGNYCDGFATLTLPSNIKNPFAAGAAVVDDAAPGEGEVSYQHGAFGASAYTIVGGGKGAVPIITLSPGQ
- a CDS encoding T9SS type A sorting domain-containing protein gives rise to the protein MVWFILILNLFNISTKDACVGLDYSWSISGQYNYFGGYRWNNGYARTFPDLAYDIDKYLNSYIITGYTSRPRPISPAFPRNGLYLIVNARPGLQMNPPTIYPYIGFDHEKYYSSVVLESGHFLSAGIYDFGDGQGRICEVNENNEPTSFNKYLIDEINEISKIEFGHDDYYVIVGKNYYNGQICLLKDDFQVKYEQDLAYSTNYCTYAYDIAVLNDSGYIVVGSGSRAIIKLNSVLDTIWTISGGGNAICLTNDGGFAVTSNSSPQPIGYISRYDSLGQIIWSKTDTGKYYFDLAYDSIMAKFVAVGNVGFDRDSVYIVSLDSTGQEIASYTFTGTSNSGEEVRATSVLNNSGSFIIVGFLYQISPIKPYYQNDSMSNDVFILSWNSNEDIVPLNHFIDQNKLNDIKSDSTFTFNVSILHEKEILISFSLENSANVNIDIYNVVGQKIGNIFSGNIIAGQHNFRYYQNANDLNLSKGVYFVRIKLNGLPYTRSFTLFH
- a CDS encoding tetratricopeptide repeat protein; this encodes MKKNIVFIFILIIVPIILYFQTLKFGYVNWDDSYLLVDNASFFEKPSNIFASFTKDLSLSTNDQNKIFYRPLMLVSYVIEYQWAKENPRSYHLTNVIFHIVSTLLLFFFLRQLKVSERSSFFLSLIFSVHPLTVQSVAWIQGRNDSLLLIFLLLSLISLEKLRKKFSWLILTSHFLAFSAALLTKESALLFPAVYLAYLALVQKEKIFTKRNALLSAGWLAITTLWFFFRSMVIHLGFRGFYSVKDMALGILSYSGKLVFPFDLSPYPVPENVFPIYGVLVLSFIVLLVTFRKIRDKSKFYFGALWFLSLIGVTFARGFTTASFIETRIYPALPGVMLMMAEIDLGKILSKYKYVFFLFLFVLFSSVTYVYSKVYRDPLSHQIFAVKSSPNSWVTRHNLALEYLRIGRTDFAYNQIKRAYSLNPQNSTLNANYALILEKMEMTDSALFYYKKALSINPQNLNAFNNTGLIYYNNGEYDSAQRYFSDGLLIYCGDAIMHFNLANTFFMKKEFGSAKTEYLTVIELDPTNKEALKYLSYTYKELGSNDSAEYYEKLFNESYP